Proteins from a single region of Corynebacterium casei LMG S-19264:
- a CDS encoding glycosyltransferase family 2 protein, which produces MFGPSLGTLSAIVNDSISSSAASQSKFQAPLGIVTVTYSPGDYLGRFLDSISPAVAQGAHVVLADNGSTDGVPQATADKLDWVQFLDTGGNLGYGGGMNAGAQALRAARDAGEIDQEYVLLSNPDVEFTPGSIDKLIACAKRWDNAGAVGPRIVEPDGSNYPSARAVPTVANGIGHALLGNIWPDNPWSKAYRDEEDMSSERPAGWLSGSCVLVRWSAFDAIGGFDERYFMYLEDIDLGDRFSRAGYVNVFCPSACITHAKGHSTSANSKKMLRAHHESAYRFIADRYPGAWQAPLRGAVKFGLAIRSLLVSS; this is translated from the coding sequence ATGTTTGGTCCAAGTTTGGGTACGCTAAGTGCCATCGTGAACGATTCAATATCATCTTCTGCGGCTTCGCAGTCTAAGTTTCAGGCCCCACTGGGGATTGTCACGGTGACTTATTCACCAGGTGACTACCTCGGTCGATTCTTGGACTCAATTTCTCCCGCAGTCGCACAAGGCGCACACGTCGTGCTGGCAGATAATGGTTCCACCGATGGTGTGCCGCAAGCCACCGCTGACAAGCTGGACTGGGTGCAGTTTTTAGATACCGGTGGAAACCTGGGCTACGGCGGCGGCATGAATGCCGGTGCGCAGGCCTTGCGTGCTGCCCGTGATGCCGGTGAAATCGACCAAGAGTATGTGCTGCTATCGAATCCGGACGTGGAATTTACGCCAGGGAGCATCGACAAGCTTATTGCGTGCGCAAAACGCTGGGACAATGCTGGTGCCGTCGGCCCGCGCATTGTGGAACCTGATGGCTCTAACTATCCCTCCGCGCGCGCTGTGCCCACCGTTGCAAACGGCATTGGCCATGCCCTGCTTGGCAATATCTGGCCTGATAACCCATGGTCCAAGGCCTACCGCGACGAAGAGGACATGAGTAGTGAGCGGCCTGCCGGCTGGCTTTCTGGCTCGTGTGTTTTGGTGCGCTGGTCAGCATTTGATGCCATCGGGGGGTTCGATGAACGCTATTTCATGTACCTCGAAGACATTGATTTAGGCGACCGTTTCTCCCGCGCTGGCTATGTCAATGTCTTTTGTCCAAGCGCATGCATCACCCACGCCAAGGGGCATTCCACCTCAGCGAATTCAAAGAAGATGCTGCGCGCGCACCATGAATCTGCATACCGCTTTATTGCGGACCGCTACCCGGGCGCGTGGCAGGCGCCCCTGCGGGGGGCAGTGAAGTTTGGCCTTGCAATTCGCTCACTGTTGGTTAGCTCATAG